ACATTTTGTCAAAAATTTGTTCAATTTAACTTCTCGAGGAGCTGGTTAATCCAGTTTTCTTGAGCTAAAAAAATGTTAAACAGTACTGAACTCAGGTGATATAATTGTTCAACTCAAGCCTAAAGTAATTTATAACACAAATAAACACCTGATTGCCATAAATGAGAAGTCAAAGTCATAGGTACCGAACTTGAAACCTGAGCACGATAAATCCATATATTACTAGTAATTTATGCCTACTCTATCAAACATTTCAGTTTTGTACACATAATATAATGAAGGAAAAGTGATCAAATAGTTATTGACAAAAAAAATGGGATAGGACGAATGTGGGGGGAACTTACCAAGAATTGCCCACTGGGTAGAATATAATGTGCATCCAATAGGAAGCGCGGTTCAGAATgaacaattggatgaatatgtTGGAGCAGCATGACAaatattatttttgtttatttttatggTTGGGGTCAGGATGGTTTTTTGTTTGATTAAGGGATGGAGAATAGCAAGGACAGATTCAGTCCTGAAGCATAATAAAGATGGCATTGTTTTTTGATTTAGATAACGAGGGGAATTAATTATCAAGAACAACAAAGGATGATTTATTTTTCTTGCATGATAGAGGAGGAATTTTGTGGGAGGTAAGAACTATGTAAGAACTAGAAAAGGAGTACAGTGAAAATCAAATAGGAGAAGTGACATGTGTGAAGTCGGACAGAATTGGAGTAACTGATGGGAACACACAAAAAGGATATGCTGACGTGGAGCAACAAATGGGATAGAATGTGGGAGGAACTTACCATAATTGTCAAATCAGTGGTGAAATGCATCCAACATGAAGCCTGGATCAGAATGCGCAGCTGGCTGGAGCAGGATgacaaaatgttttttttttcattatagATTTAAAGGACAGCAAAGATGAACAGAAATTTCAAGCATGACAAAGccatttttttgtttattttttatggACAGGATGACAAAGCTTGATTATAAATGGATGGAGGATCGAAAGGATAGGTTTAAGAATTGGGAGTGATTTattttcctgagaagaagtatGTGGGAGCGAGAAATAGAGTGTGTAGAGGGTTTATAATGAAATGTGTGTGGTCCAACAGAATGGGACCACCACGATGGAGCGGGTGGTATTAATATTAATCGGAAAAAAATAGAAGCAGACGCTGTGATGGGCTGACGCTGCAAGTTGAAACAGAGGAGCAATAATAGAAACAGAGGAGCAAGAGAAATAGAAGCAGTGGTGAACTGGACAAATCATCCAAGCAGTTTCAGAAGATAGGATTAGATTATGTAGGGCTAAATGGCTAATTAAGAATCACATTTGGATGCCTGCCCAGTCCCAAATCGGACGCCAGGCTTAACTTTGCAAGTCTGCGACAGGAAAAGTAAGGATACATAAGTTACTATACATACGGAAAAATAAAGAGAGAAGTAAGCAACTATACGTGCAAATTTTATGGGAAACGAATTTCTTACCTTCCCTTTCATCGTTGGCAGTCAGCAAGTCCGAACTGATTACCGATCGTCGAAACACCAACAGGGAAACAGAGGATATACGTCAGCAAACGAAAGAAACGATCAAGTATATGTGGCAACTCAATGCTGGGTATATGTAAGCAAGCAAAAGTACCTTTGCTGCTCCGGACCCTTACGTACGTCTTCGTTCTCATCCTCTGCCATTGACGATTCGTAAAGTCTTGACAGCACAAGAGTTGGATGATTCGGGTGGCCGTCAACTGCATCCCTGATTTTGGTCTCTGCATCCTCCACCACCCTCGTCCTGGCACCAACACAGTCAACGTCAACGGTGACATGTTTAAGGGAAGTGAGGTTCTCCATGCCAACATCAAAACCGCCGCCCACTCTCTTCCGTGCTTGAAAGTGTAACTTAAGCCTTTGAAGCCTTGGCATCACTCCTTGTCCAAACACCAGCCAGCATCTTGAACAGTGCGTAAACTCAAACTCTGCTAGAGAGCGGAAGGGCTGATCACTGCCAATGACCAGCCGTTCTTCAGTGGTGCCATCTGAATCTACTTGTAGCTTAAGGAAACGTAGTGTGGGCAAAGCTCCAAGCAGTTGGATATCAACCTGCCTTAGCACCTCGACCCAGATGGACAAGCAGGAGAGCTCACAGAGGGATGAAAACCAACGTGGCAACTCAGAGAAGGTTATGTAATCTCCATTAAAGCTTTGTAGGTGAGCAGGGCCTCTCCACTGCTCCGGCATACAGTCTAGGGAACATGACCCACCGCCATCAAAATTTAGAGTGACAATATTGTTTAGATTAATGAGGGTCTGGAGAAATGTCTTAATGAGACCTTCATTTTCATCAAATCCAGTTATATCCAGCACCCGTAGTTCAGTAAGCTTAACTAGCTCTGCCAGGGTGTTTGGTGACTTTTCCACATCGAGCACTGCCAGCTGTTGCAGGGACACTAGGTTCCCAATCCCATCTGGAAATTTCACCCTTGTATCAGTAATCAGACGTTCAAGCTGTTTTAGCTGAACAATACTAGGTGGCAGTTCTTCTAGGGACGTGCCCCACAAATCCAATGTCCGTAGACTCTGTAGGTTTCCAATATGTTCTAGAAGCTCAGTTGCAAGCTCCCCTCGTAGTTCCAGATATCTCAGATGATGCAAACGGAAAATATCCTTAGGATCATTGTTCTTGCTTGGAGAAAGTTCCAAAACCAAAACACGTAGGACAGAAAACCTTGAAAGAGGTTGCATCCATTGAAAGGCATCACCTAGTGCAATGAGTGACCTCACATGTGACATGTCCACCGTTGCTGGCATTGCTGTTTGCCCTTCCTTTCTATCTTCTTTATCAGTATCTAACTCGCTACCTTGAAGcgataatcgtcgaatcttACATGCTGATGTTTTGAGGTCCGGGCCTTCTGATAGCATAGCAAAATTTTCTTGAGCTGCAAGGTAAATGATAAGATCAAGTACCATATCATGCACTCGACATCCTCTTGCACTACCATTTTCAATCATGCCTACCGGCTGAATCATGCTTCTATTAATAAGCTCACTGAAATATATTTCTCCTAGATCATATGAGTTGCTGCCCTTTTTTTCATCAACAAAACCTTCTGCTACCCAAAGCCGTATCAAGACATTTCTTGGAATCTCATAATCCTCTGGAAACATGCTTAGATATAATAAACAAGGCTTTAGATAGGATGGAAGATCACTGTAACTAAGGTATAATATCTTTCGCATGTTCTTAAGACTCTTGTCCTTTCCAAGTCCTGAACCCATGGAATTGTACACACCATACCATTCGtactttgttttattttgtataCAAGCCAACATACTTGATACAGTGATGATAGCTAATGGTATCCCACCACACTTATTCAAAATTTTTGTTGTGACCTCCTCAAGGTCAGAATAAATTACCTGTTCTTCATTAAAGATCCTTGTACAAAGCAGCCTTTTGGAATCCTCATCAGAGAGTGGATCTAGTTCATACAGAGCGCCGTCAACAGAAGTCAAATTAGCCACGTCAACATTGCGAGTTGTCACAATAACTCTGCTACCATGATTCTTGTCAATAAGAGCAGACATGATGTTTTTCCACGCTTCTTCCTCCCATACATCATCAATTACAATTAGATACCTGTGGTTTTGCAATGGTTCAGATGCATGATTTTTAGAAGTTAGTTAATACAAGTGCATAGTTATAATAGAGCTACAGTACAAAATAGAAATCGATTATTGGCGATAAAATTTGACACAAATAGAAAATTTAGCTTGATCGGGTTTCAAAACTGGATTAGGAGAGTTTGTCACAATGCAAATTAAACTTCTCAATTGTATAGGTCTCGTTGCGACAATCAAAATGAATATATAGAAAGTTCAATGTTGAGTTTTGATGAGGGAGTTTAGGCTTTAGAAAGAGCTAAACTAGAGGAAGCAGGTCAGACTGAGTTGCAAAACTGGCAAGATTGTTTTTGCCTGCGTATTTCGAGTTAAGAGTTGTATTCTAACAAGAAATTTGTAAGAGTTTTGACTCGTAACCGGACAATTTCTCCCACCCTATAAAAATATAGGACCCAAGCATGTAGGGACTTTGGCACCCTAAGAGCAGAAGGGGGTGTTGGGTTGGGGGGGGATGGGTTTTTGGGGAAGGCACTCTTGGAGCGAGCAGGGTCATGAGATGCCCAAGAGCGAGCGAAGACCCTTAAGTTGTTCACAAAGAGTATGCCAGCAAGGAGTCCACAAGCGAGGTCATAATAAGAGGAACAACTATAGCAAGGTCACTGTTACAAAGGAGAAAATTCAGTTGCTGGGCATCTGATCGATGCCCAGTAATAAATGGTTCCTATATTTGATTGATGATGGTAGGTACCACTATCATTTAACACTGCATTTGGTTCTTCATAATAGGCTGCACAACTAAGTCATACTCCCTAGGTTCTATTTCTTTTGTCCTTATTGACATTTTGCAACAGTATGTTCATGTATACTAATAAAATTGCGCTTGTCTTAAAAACATTTATGGAGAAAAATCTAGTAATCTATTTTTTTCTGCCAAATCTTCCCAGTTGTAAATGTATTAACAGCAAAACATTTAAAA
This genomic window from Setaria viridis chromosome 8, Setaria_viridis_v4.0, whole genome shotgun sequence contains:
- the LOC117833358 gene encoding disease resistance protein RGA5 — protein: MELATAALGSLLPKLATLLSDEYKLQKGVRGEIRFLQAEMESMQAALESVSRLPAHQIDDLNKIWVRELKELVYDIEDSVDAFKVSVDGPVPVHAHSFRKFFDRTMGLLTKVKNRHHIGNDIQEIKRRIKEVTDRRERYKFEANAAQPDTNLIDSRVLASFERAAKLVGTDGPTEKISNLLTQGKGPQKQKLMVVSIVGVGGLGKTTIANMVYERLGGQFDCKAFVSVSLKPNVKKIFSSILRQISEHICTNIGEKDPEELIRSIRQFLMDKKYLIVIDDVWEEEAWKNIMSALIDKNHGSRVIVTTRNVDVANLTSVDGALYELDPLSDEDSKRLLCTRIFNEEQVIYSDLEEVTTKILNKCGGIPLAIITVSSMLACIQNKTKYEWYGVYNSMGSGLGKDKSLKNMRKILYLSYSDLPSYLKPCLLYLSMFPEDYEIPRNVLIRLWVAEGFVDEKKGSNSYDLGEIYFSELINRSMIQPVGMIENGSARGCRVHDMVLDLIIYLAAQENFAMLSEGPDLKTSACKIRRLSLQGSELDTDKEDRKEGQTAMPATVDMSHVRSLIALGDAFQWMQPLSRFSVLRVLVLELSPSKNNDPKDIFRLHHLRYLELRGELATELLEHIGNLQSLRTLDLWGTSLEELPPSIVQLKQLERLITDTRVKFPDGIGNLVSLQQLAVLDVEKSPNTLAELVKLTELRVLDITGFDENEGLIKTFLQTLINLNNIVTLNFDGGGSCSLDCMPEQWRGPAHLQSFNGDYITFSELPRWFSSLCELSCLSIWVEVLRQVDIQLLGALPTLRFLKLQVDSDGTTEERLVIGSDQPFRSLAEFEFTHCSRCWLVFGQGVMPRLQRLKLHFQARKRVGGGFDVGMENLTSLKHVTVDVDCVGARTRVVEDAETKIRDAVDGHPNHPTLVLSRLYESSMAEDENEDVRKGPEQQSSDLLTANDEREDLQS